Sequence from the Thermocaproicibacter melissae genome:
CGCATGTGGTCGGTAATAACGCGCAGGGAAATGTCTTTTTTCTCGTCGTCGCCATAGTTGACGCCGGTCAACTTGGAAACTTGCTTCGTAATGTTCTGCACGGTATCGACAAGGAACAGGTTGTCGACACCCTGCATAATGCAGGCAAGGCGTTCAAGGCCCATGCCTGTGTCGATGTTCGGATGCTCCATCGGCGGGTAGTTGCCCTTGCCGTCGCTGTTGAACTGAGAGAAAACGACGTTCCAAAATTCCACATAACGGTCGCAGTCGCAGCCTACGCCGCAGGTTGGCTTGCCACAGCCGTGTTCCTCGCCGCGGTCAAAATAAATTTCCGAGCAGGGGCCGCACGGGCCGGATCCATGCTCCCAGAAGTTGTCCTCTTTGCCGAGGCGCACAATGTGCGACGGGTCGACGCCGACTTCCTTTGTCCAGATGTCGTACGCCTCATCGTCGTCGATATAAATTGTCACCCACAGCTTGTCCTCCGGAAGTTCCAGCACCTTGGTGCAGAATTCCCATGCCCAAGCGATCGCCTCATGCTTGAAATAATCACCGAACGAAAAGTTCCCCAGCATCTCAAAGAATGTGCCGTGGCGGTCCGTAATGCCGACGTTTTCAATGTCGCCGGTGCGGATGCATTTCTGGCATGTGGTCACGCGCTTGCGCGGCGGCGTTACCTCGCCGGTGAAATATTTCTTCATCGGCGCCATGCCGGAGTTGATGAGAAGGAGACTGTTGTCGTCCTTCGGAATCAGTGAAAAGCTTGGAAGACGCAAGTGACCTTTCGATTCAAAGAACGAAAGATACATCTCGCGCAGTTCGTTCAATCCTGTCCATTTCATAGTCCTTTTTGCCCCATTTCCGGCGCGGCCGAATTTATGGCCGCGCAAAAAAATAAGACTTCCCCGCCCGTATGGGACGGAAAAATCCGTGGTACCACCCAAATTGCGCCCAAATAAGGCGCCACTCTGGCCCCCTTAACGCGGGAAAACGCCGCACCTCATCGGTGCGAAGCTCCGGGCCGGCTGCGGCACGGCTTCCGCAGGAACCTCACACCAACGGTTCCCTCTCTTGAGCGGACTTCCCTGCTGCTCTGCCCTTCAGCGCTTTTTTCCTATTCAAAACACTTTTCAAGTATAAACCGGGCAAAGAGAAAAGTCAATCTTTCCCGGAGCTGATTTTGCCGGTTTTCCCTGCCGGAGTGGCGCCTCTTCACAATCAACACTCTTTCATCCTCCGTTAACGCTTTCCGCGTCCTTCCTTCTGCGGCAACCATCCCACATGATGTTCAGCACCATCTGCAGCAGTTGCCCCGCCAGAAGGCCCATCTTTTCCAGCACTTCCGGAGTGCGTTTTGATAATATCATCCAATCTTTTTGTGCGCCATCTTTTCTTTTTGAGTGCCATTTCTTGCTCAACTTCGGAAACCTTTTGCCATTTTGCGCAGATGCGCTTGTCCGCTGAATCTGCACGGCTTACAATGAAAACAATTGACAGGCCTCGCCAGAAAGGAGATTCAGCCTTATGATAGGAACGAACCCGATTCTTCGGTGTGATTTTCCCGACCCCGATGTCATACGGGTAGGAGACACCTACTATATGGTAAGCACCACCATGCACTTCATGCCAGGCGGCGTGATTTTGCGCTCCTATGACCTGATTCACTGGGAAATTGTAAGTTATCTCTACGATGAACTGGAAAACACCCCGGAAGAACGGCTGGAAGGGGAAAAATGCGCTTACGGCCAAGGAATGTGGGCCGGTTCCCTCCGATACCACAACGGCACGTTCTATGTATCTTTCATTGCAAACGACACGCACCGCACCTATCTGTTCCGCTCAAAAAACATTGAGGGTCCGTGGCAGAGGCAGAACATAGAAGGCTTTTACTATGACAGCTCACTCTACTTTGAAGACGACCGCGTTTTTATCGTTCACGGCAACACGGAAATCTACCTGACCGAGCTGACTTCCGACCTGACCGGTCCGAAACCGGGCGGCCTCAACCGCCTGCTGGTACAGGACAGGAAGAACGCCGGCCTCGGCTACGAAGGCTCCCACTTCTACAAAATCAACGGGAAATACTATCTGTTCCTGATTCACTGGCCGAATGACGGAACCAAGCGACGGGTGGAAACCTGCTTTGTTTCGGACTCCCTGGAAGGGGAATTCCGCGGGAAAGACATAATGGACGACGACATGGGATTTTTCAACCAAGGCGTCGCGCAGGGCGGAATTGTTGACACGCCCGACGGGAAATGGTATGCCATGCTGTTTCAGGACCACGGCGCAGTCGGCCGCGTGCCGGTTCTCGTTCCGATGCACTGGGAAAACGATTTTCCGGTTCTGGGCATCGACGGGAAAGCGCCAAAGCTAGTCGAAACAACCAGCACCCGCCCCGAACACCGTTACGAGCCGCTTTACGGCAGCGATGATTTCCAAAGCGAAACGCTGAAAAGTTTTTGGCAGTGGAACCACATTCCCAATCACGACCTTTGGTCGCTGACGGAGTGCCCCGGGCATCTGCGCATCCGCAGCGGTAAGCTCTGCACCAACGTCTGCCAAGCCGTGAACACGCTGACGCAGCGCACCGTATTCCCCGAATGTGAAGCATCGGTCACAGTCGACGGTAGCGGTCTTCACGACGGCGATTATGCCGGACTTTGCACGCTGCAGGGCTGCTACGCGTTTCTCGCCCTTACAAAAGAGAACGGGAAGTACTATCTTGCCATGGTGGCGCGGGAATTAGAGGACTGCGGCCCAACACCGAACCGCGTTATCACGGAACCGGGCAGAGAATATGCGCGGATTCCCGTGGACGGGCCGGTCGTTACGCTGAAGGCGAAATGTACTCTTCCCGGCAAGGACGACGAGGCAGAATTTTTCTACCTGCACAACGGCGAATGGAAAAAACTCGGCATTACGCACAAGCTCTTTTTCCGGCTGGACCAGTTTGTGGGCTGCCGGTTCGCACTCTTCCTCTTTTCCACAAAAACAGTGGGTGGAGTCGCAGATTTCTTCGATTTTCGCTACGACTGTCCGCCTGAGGAATAAACAAAAAATGAAAAAGGGAAACCTCAAAAAAGGTTTCCCTTTTTGCTGCGCTTTGCAGCGCTTATTCCGTCATCATGCGGTACATGGCTTCCAAGCAAATCTGCGCATGTTCCATGAACCGGGAAATATCGATGCTCTCGTTGGAATCGTGGAGCCTGCGGTTCGGCTCATCTGCAAAGAACGGTCCGAACGCCACAGCCCTGCCCGGAACCGAGCGGGCATAAGTACCACCGCCGGTTGCATACAGCTCGGCGGGAACGCCCTTCACAGCCCGGTAGGACTCCTGAAGCAGATGCACCAGCGGGTGGTCTGCCGGGAAGTAAAGCGGTTTCTGGTCGAGCAGAAGTTCCGCTTTGATGCCGGCTGTTTCCGCTTTGGAGCGAATCTTTTCAAAGATTTCCTCCCCATTTACGGTAACAGGGTAGCGAATGTCGAGCTTTGCTTCAGCCGAGGAAGCGTCGGCATGCAGGATTCCGAGATTTAGCGTCAATGCCCCGGAGGGTTCATCGCTGATTTTGACGCCCATGGAAGCACCGTCTGTTTCGGTGCCGACGGCATTCCGCAGGAATGCGAAAAAGCCACCCAACTTCTCGGTCGGGAGAACGTCAGCCAGCAGGCAAATCAAATTGGAAGCGGCGTTGATGCCTTCCTGCGGCTGCATGGCGTGGCTTGCCTTTCCGATGGACGTAACTTTGACGCCGTTTGTTCTCTGTTCAAACTCGAATTTGCCATTTGTCTTTTCCGCAGCGGCCTGAAGCCTTGTAAGCAGGTTATCTTCTCCTTCGACGACAGCCTCCGCCAATGCGGGCACTGCGTTGACTACCGTTCCTGCCGAAAATTCTTTTACCGCTTCCATGCCGCTTCTGGCTGAGCTAAGCCTGACGCGCATGATCCCTTTTTCCCGGTTGCAGATGCCGTATTCGCTGTCCGGAGTAAACGCCATTACAGGCATCGGCTCCTCTTTAAAGTACATGGCGAGGTCATCGCTCGCAATCTCCTCGCCTGCACCGAAAATCACGCGCATTTTCCGTTTGCCCTTTACACCGGCGTCTTTTAAGGCCTTGAGGCAGTAAAGAGCAACGACAGCCGCACCTTTATCGTCTGCAGTACCGCGGCCATACAGCAGATTTCCCTTCTGCGTCATCTGGAACGGCGGCGTATCCCAGCCGTCTCCAGCCGGAACAACGTCAACATGCGTAATTACCGCGGCAGATTCCTCACCTTGGCCGTATTCCGCGTGGCCTGCGTAATTGCCGACATTTTTTGTTGCAAAGCCCAGTCCTTCGGCAATTTTTAAAATTTCATTCAAAGCTCTGGCGGATTCCGCGCCGAACGGCTTGCCTTCTTCCGCTTCTGAGCAAACGGAAGGTATCGCCACCATTCGGGCAAGATCACGAACAATTTCGTCTTGATAAGCCAGAATATTTTTTCCGAACTGCATGTATTGATTCCTCTCTTTCTCTACGGTTCATTATACCACAAAGAATAGTAGGTTTTACCCGAAATCGGCAATTAACGCCAGCATTTCCGCCCGTTTTTTCCATGAATATTGCCCACCCCCGAGCGAACAATGAAATTGTCGC
This genomic interval carries:
- a CDS encoding glycoside hydrolase family 43 protein, with amino-acid sequence MIGTNPILRCDFPDPDVIRVGDTYYMVSTTMHFMPGGVILRSYDLIHWEIVSYLYDELENTPEERLEGEKCAYGQGMWAGSLRYHNGTFYVSFIANDTHRTYLFRSKNIEGPWQRQNIEGFYYDSSLYFEDDRVFIVHGNTEIYLTELTSDLTGPKPGGLNRLLVQDRKNAGLGYEGSHFYKINGKYYLFLIHWPNDGTKRRVETCFVSDSLEGEFRGKDIMDDDMGFFNQGVAQGGIVDTPDGKWYAMLFQDHGAVGRVPVLVPMHWENDFPVLGIDGKAPKLVETTSTRPEHRYEPLYGSDDFQSETLKSFWQWNHIPNHDLWSLTECPGHLRIRSGKLCTNVCQAVNTLTQRTVFPECEASVTVDGSGLHDGDYAGLCTLQGCYAFLALTKENGKYYLAMVARELEDCGPTPNRVITEPGREYARIPVDGPVVTLKAKCTLPGKDDEAEFFYLHNGEWKKLGITHKLFFRLDQFVGCRFALFLFSTKTVGGVADFFDFRYDCPPEE
- the pepV gene encoding dipeptidase PepV; amino-acid sequence: MQFGKNILAYQDEIVRDLARMVAIPSVCSEAEEGKPFGAESARALNEILKIAEGLGFATKNVGNYAGHAEYGQGEESAAVITHVDVVPAGDGWDTPPFQMTQKGNLLYGRGTADDKGAAVVALYCLKALKDAGVKGKRKMRVIFGAGEEIASDDLAMYFKEEPMPVMAFTPDSEYGICNREKGIMRVRLSSARSGMEAVKEFSAGTVVNAVPALAEAVVEGEDNLLTRLQAAAEKTNGKFEFEQRTNGVKVTSIGKASHAMQPQEGINAASNLICLLADVLPTEKLGGFFAFLRNAVGTETDGASMGVKISDEPSGALTLNLGILHADASSAEAKLDIRYPVTVNGEEIFEKIRSKAETAGIKAELLLDQKPLYFPADHPLVHLLQESYRAVKGVPAELYATGGGTYARSVPGRAVAFGPFFADEPNRRLHDSNESIDISRFMEHAQICLEAMYRMMTE